The DNA region ATAATACTAAACCTTTTATACCAGAAGTATTATTTGAAAATGGTAAACCAAGAATTATAAAAAAAAGACAAACTATAGAAGAGTTAATAAAGTTAGAAACAGATATTCCATTTCAATATTAATCAAACAATAATAAAAACATCTTCTTATAGTTAAAAATATATATCATATAAACAAAAATATAATTATTTATTCTATTTAATGATGTATTTATATGTATTAATATAAAATATATATTTTATTCAATGCGTTATTTATATATTTATTAAAAACTATATTTTTAAAATACACAATATATATCACAATTCTTACAATAAATATGTATTACATGTAAATAACTGTAAAGACAAAATTCTAAAATATATAACTTCAAAAAATATTATTTTCACATTGTACTTAAGTTTAATATAATATAAGCACTGAAAATAATATGTAACATTTAAAATGCAAGATACAAGATAGAAAATATTTTATTAAGTTATATTGTATATAAAATAGAATATCATTATAATACAAATAATTTTAAAAAATTTAATCAATCTAAATATAATGAATCAAAATTATAAAAAATTTTATATAAAAACTTGGGGTTGTCAAATGAATGAATATGATTCACTGATGATTACCAATATATTAAAACAAAATAAGAAATATACTACAACCAATCTATTTTATGAAGCAGATATTTTAATTTTAAATACTTGTTCTATTAGAGAAAAAGCTTATGAGAAATTATTTCATCAATTAGGTAGATGGAAAATATTAAAAGAAAATAATCCAAATATTATTATTGCAGTTGGGGGATGTGTTGCTAATCAAGAAGGAAAAAACATTTTAAAACGAGCTAAACATATTGATATTATTTTTGGTACTCAAACTTTACACCGATTACCTGATATGATTAATCAAAGAATAAAAAAAAAACCAATTATAGATATTACATTCCCAAAGTTAGAAAAATTTAAAAATATATTAATACCTAAAAATATCAATTATTCAACTTCTATATCTATTATGGAAGGATGTAATAAATACTGTTCTTTCTGTATTGTTCCTTATACAAGGGGTAGAGAAATTAGTAGACCATTTCATGATATTTTATATGAAATTTCTAGATTAGTAGATCAGGGCGTCAAAGAAATTACTTTACTCGGACAAAATGTTAATTCATATTATAGTATTGATGAAAATGGTAAAAAATGTAGATTTTCAAAATTATTACAATTAATTTCACATATTAAAAAAATTAAACGAATTAGATTTATTACTAGTAACCCTATGGATTTTAATGACGATATAATTAATATATATTACAATACTCCAAAAATAGTCAGTTTTTTACATCTTCCTATACAAAGTGGATCTAATAGAATTTTAAAGTTAATGAAAAGACCATACTCCATTAGAAAATACAAAGAAATTATCAATAAACTTATCCTAGCAAGACCAAATATACAAATTAGTTCTGATTTTATTGTTGGATTTCCTGGAGAAACTGCTCATGATTTTCAAAAAACGATGAATATTATATCTGATATTAATTTTGATATGAGTTTTAGTTTTATATACTCACCCAGACCCGGTACACCAGCATCAAAATTAAAAGATAATATTAACATGACTGAAAAAAAAATAAGATTAAATATTTTACAAAATCAAATTAAAAAACAAGCAAAAAAATGGACTAGTAAAATGTTGAATAGTCATCAAACTATATTAGTAGAAAAGTATTTTAATAAAAATAAAAATAAATTTTTAGGAAAAACAGAAAATAATAGAACAGTAATAGTTAAAAGCAATAACAATATACTAGGAAAACTTATAAAAGTTTACATTACTCAAATCAAAAATAATATTTTAAAAGGAAAGATAATATATAAATATTTATAATAATATATTAAAATTATTATAGTAATATTTAATAATTATCAAAATCATTAATATAATATGAAAAAAATAAAATTAAATATACAAATAAATTGTAAAAATTATAACATAATACCAAAAAAAAAATTAAACAATGGATTTATTCAGTTATAAAGAAAAAATGTGAAATTACAATTCGTATTGTAAATATATTAGAAATAAAAAAATTAAATTTTATATATCGAAAAAAAAAAGAACCAACTAATATATTATCATTTCCATTTGAAAGACCTAAACATATTAAATCTACATTTCTTGGAGATTTAGTTATTTGTTTAAAAATTATTCAAAAAGAATCAAAATTACAAAAAAAAACAATAGAAGCACATTTAGCTCATATTATAATACATGGAACATTACATTTAATAGGTTATACACATGATAATTTTTATAATGCACAAATTATGCAATCCATAGAAATTAAAAACATGATTCAGTTAGGATATAAAAATCCATATTTAATTTAAATAATACTAAAAAACTTTTACAAAAATAAAATATATATTAAAATGTAGTATTTAATAATAAATATAGAAAAATAAAATATATGTATGAAAATAATACTGAAAAAATTAAAAAATTAAAAAAAAAAGGATTTTTTTTTACTTTAATTAATAAACTTTTTCAAACAACCCCTAAAAATAAACAAGAGCTATTAGATTGTATATTAAATTCAAAAAAAAATAAATTAATTAATAAAACAACTTATAAAATGTTATCAGGAGTAATAAATATTACGCAAAAAAAAATTGGAGAAATTATTGTTCCAAGATCACAAATGATAACAATTAAATCAAAATATTCTTTACATAAATGTTTAAGTATTATTATAGAATCCGCACATTCTAGATTCCCAGTAATGAGTGATGATAATAATTATGTAAAAGGTTTTTTAATGGCAAAAGATTTATTACCATTTATGAAAACTTCTCCTAAATCATTTTGTATTAAAAACATATTAAGACCCGCAATAGTAGTTCCTGAAAGTAAATATTTAAATATTATGTTAAAAGAATTCCAAGTTAATCGATATCATATGGCAATAGTAATTGATGAATTTGGAGATATATCAGGATTAGTTACTATTGAAGATATTTTAGAGCTTATTGTAGGAGAAATTGACGATGAATATGATAACGAAGTAAATATAAATATACAAAAAATTAATCAAAATACATTTATAATTAAAGCATTAACAGAAATTAAAGAATTTAATAAATTTTTTAAAACTAAATTTAAAAATCAAGACATAGACACTATTGGAGGATTAGTAATGCAAGAATTTCAATATCTTCCTAAAATAGGAGAAAAAATTAAAATAAAAGGATATAAATTTCAAATTTCTATAGCTAATAGTCGACGAATTATACAATTAAAACTAACTATTCCTAAATATACATCAATGTAAATAATATAAATTACAATATTTTAAATAATTCAATTTCTTAAATATTTATTATATAAAATAAAATTATGTTATGTAAGTAATAACAATAATATACAAATATTTATATTACTTATTTAAAATTAATTATATTAAAATATAATAACACTAATTATAAATAATTAATTATTTTATTTTTAAAATATAAAAATATGAAAAAACAATATCAACCAGAATTAATAGAACCTTATGTTCAAGAATATTGGGATAAACATCATACTTTTGAAGTAAAAGAGAATATTAAAAAACAAAAATACTATTGTTTAGCTATGTTACCATATCCATCAGGTAAATTACATATGGGTCATGTTCGAAATTATACTATTAGTGACGTAATTGCCCGATATCAAAGAATGTTAGGAAAAAATGTTTTACATCCTATTGGATGGGATGCATTTGGATTACCTGCTGAAGAAGCTGCTATAAAAAATAATATAATTCCATCCCAATGGACTTATAAAAATATCCAATTTATGAAAAAACAATTAAAAAAACTTGGTTTTAGTTATGATTGGAGTAGAGAAATTACTACTTGTGATCCAAAATATTATCGATGGGAACAATGGTTATTTAATAAATTGTATAAAAAAAATTTAGTATATAAAAAAAAATCATTAGTTAATTGGTGTCCGAATGATCAAACAGTACTTGCTAATGAACAAGTAAATGATGGAAAATGTTGGAGATGTCAAACATATATTAAATTAAGATTAATATCACAATGGTTTATTAAAATTACCAAATATGCTAAAAGACTCTTAGAAGATTTAACTTTATTAAAAAAATGGCCCAAACAAGTAATAAAAATGCAAAAAAATTGGATTGGTCAATCAACAGGATTTGAAATAATTTTTAACATACATAATACAAAAAAAAAATTAAAAATTCATACTACTCATTTAGAAAGTTTCATGGGAATAACATATATATCAATATCACCATTTCATAAATTAGCTCAAAAGGAAGCAAAAAAAAATAATAAAATTAATTATTTTATACAAAAAATATTTAACAAAAATCAAATTATTGATAACAATATTAATACTCAATTATTTGGAATAAAAATTAAAAAACATGTTATTCATCCTATCACAAATCAGATTCTCCCAATTTGGATTACTAACTATGTAAAATTAGAAAATAATGAAGATATTAAAGTATCAATCCCAGCTCATAATCAATATGATTGGAAATTTGCAAAAAAATATAAAATAGAAATAAAATTTGTAATTTCATTAAAAAATAGTATTATATGCAATAAAAAAAGAAAATATCAGCCCATACAAAAAGGATTTTTATTAAATTCTAACCAATTTAATAGTTTAAATAATAAAATAGGATCAAGAAAAATTTTTCAAAATTTATATAAAAAAAATATAATTAATAAAAAAAATAAATATAAATTACAAGATTGGGGTATATCAAGACAGCGATATTGGGGTACTCCTATACCAATGGCTACTACAAAGTATGGAAGTATTATTCCCATACCAAATAAAAAATTACCCGTTATTCTACCTAAAATTTACAATATGGAAGAATTAAAAAATATCAATAATATTTATAAAAAATGGTCTAAAATAAATATAAATAATCAACAAGTATTACGAGAAACTGATACATTTGATACTTTTGTAGAATCTTCATGGTATTATATTCGATATACTAATCCGAATTATGATATAGGTATGATTTGTAAAAATTCCTCACAATATTGGTTACCTATTGATCAATATATAGGAGGTATTGAACATTCTACTATGCATTTAATATATTTTAGATTTTATCATAAATTGTTATACGATTTTAATCTTGTAACTTCTAAAGAACCAGTAATTAAATTATTATGCCAAGGTATGGTACTCAATGATGCATTTTATTATATTAATTGTCAAGGGCAAAAAATTTGGATTGCATCAAATAAAATAAAAATTAAAAAAGATAAAAAAGGGAAAATACAAGACATTATTTCTCATGATAAGCATAAAATTATTCATGCAGGTATGATAAAAATGTCCAAATCTAAAAATAATGGCATTGAACCAGAATTAGTAATTAAAAAATATGGTTCAGATACAGTAAGATTATTTATTATGTTTTCTTCTCCAGTACATTCAGCATTAGAATGGAATGAATCTGGTGTGAAAGGCATGTACCGATTTTTACAAAAAGTTTGGAATATAGTTTATCACTATTGTCAAAATAAAAAAAAAAAAATAAATTATAATATATGTAATATTAATTTAGAAAAAAATATTCAATCTAAATTACATCTTACTATTTTAAAAGTTTCTCATGATATAGAATATCGTCAATCTTTTCATACAGCAATATCAGAAATTATTAAATTTACAAATTTTATTTTTAATTTATTTATAAAAAATGAAATAAATCAATATTTGATGAAAAATGTATTAGATATTATTATTAAAATGTTATATCCATTTACTCCACATTTTAGTTTTATCTTATGGAAACAACTAAAACATAAAAAAAATATTGATTATTCAGAATGGCCAAAATATAATTCAAAATTAATTATTGATAATTATAACAATATCATAGTACAAATAAATGGGAAAAAAAAAGATATTATTATTGTGAAACATAACTCTAATCAAGATACAATTTTAAAAATTCTTCAAAAACTAATAAAAATACAAAAAATATTAAAAACATATCAAATTAAAAAAATAATTTATATTCCAAATAAATTAATTAATTTAATTATAAAAAAATAAATATGCTTAATATTCAAATAAACCATCTTAAAAACAAGTTAATAAAAAAAATATATCTTTATTATTTTATAATAGGAAAAGAATTTGTTATTTATCAAGAAATAGAAAAAATTATATTTAAATTTTTTAAAAAAAATGAATTATTTAATAAAATTACAATAACAATCAATACTGATACTGATTGGGAAAAAATATATTTTGAATACCAACAACAAAATTTATTTATTAAAAAAAAAATTATTATAGTAACTATTAAAGATAAAATATTAAATAAATACACTATTTCAAAAATTTACCAAATTATAAAATACAAAAATAAAAATATTCTATTAATACTAAAATTAACTCATTGTAATTCCAAAAAAATAATAAAATATTTGATAAGTATTTTTAATAATATTGAAGGAATTATACTATCATGTGATACATTAAAAAAACAAGATATAGAAACATGGATTATAAAAAAAATAAAAAATATAGATTTAAATTTAACATATCAATCTATTCAATTATTAGCATATTATTATCAAAAAAATTTATTAATGTTAATAAAAGTATTAGAAGTATTAAAATTAATTAGTATATCCAATCCTAATTTAACAACAAAATATATTCAAAAAGAAATTATTGAAAATTGTATAAAATTTAATATTATTAATTTAATAAATACATTATTATCTAATAATAGAATACAATCTATCCAAATATTGAATTATTTTAAAAAAACAAAATATGATGTATTACATTTAATACAACAAATACAATCATATTTAATATATTTTATTAAAATTAAAAAAGAAATTAACATTATTTCATTAAAATATACATCTAATATTAAAAATCAAATTTTTAAAAAACTGAATTATGAAATTAATCCTATAAAAATATATAAAATAATTAATTTTTTAACTAATATTGAAATTAGTATTAAAACATATAATACAAGATCAATTTGGTTAGATTTAAAAACATTAATCACTATGTTTTAAAATAAAATAAAATTTTATACTAATATTCATACAATGTACTTACTATATATTATAAATAAATAATATTACACCAAACATGAACATTTTTACATAAAAAAAATTATCAATCATGAAGTAAAAATTATGTTTATTAAAATATTAAATTTAACACATTTTAGATGCCCAGATACTATCATTATAGTTCGAAAAAATATAAGAAATCTTCAACTAGGAAAAAAAATCCTTATTCTCTCAAATGATATTTCAACACTTTGGGATATACCTTTACTATGTAATTGTATGAACTATACTTTATTACAAAAATATATTTATAAAAAACCATATAAATTTTTAATTAAAAAATAAAATATGTAAATATAATGATAATTTAAAATATCAACTTCATTTTAATAATATTGTAAGCATTCTACGCAATGGTTCAGCAGCACCCCATAATAATTGATCACCTACTGTAAATATAGATAAATATCTAGATCCTATATTTAATTTTCGAATTCGACCAATAGCAATATCTAATGTTCCAGTAACAGAAAATGGTGTCAAACCATTTATAGTCGACTTATAATCATTTGGAATAATTTTAACCCAAGGATTATATTCTTTTAAAATATTAATAATATCAATGATAGATATATCCTTTGTTAGTTTTATAATAAATGACTGGCTATGACAACGAAAAGTTCCAACACGAACACACGTTCCATCTACTGGTATAATATTTTTTAAATTTAATATTTTATTCATTTCCTGATGTACTTTCCATTCTTCACGAGTTTGATTATTTTCCATACTTACATCAATCCAAGGTAATACATTTCCAGCTAAAGGAGCATTAAAAAAATTTTTAGGAAATTTATCACTTTTTGAAAAATTAGAAATTTTTTTTTCTATTTCTAATATAGTATTAGATTTCGATATTAATTCATCAGATATTAAATTATATAAAAATCCCATTTGTTTTAATAACTCTATAATATAATTAGCACCCGCTCCAGAAGCTGCTTGATAAGTAGAAAATACAATATTTTTTACTAATTGTTGAGAAAATAAACCACCTAATGCCATTAACATTAAACTTACAGTACAATTTCCACCAACAAATGTTTTTATACCTTGGTGAAGAGCCTTTTCAATAACATGAATATTAACAGGATCTAACACAATAATTGAATCATTTTCCATCCTTAATGTAGATGCTGCATCTATCCAATAACCTATCCAACCAATAGATCTTAATTTTTTATAAATTATATCAGTATAATCGCCCCCTTGACAAGAAACAATAATATCCATTTCTTGTAAATCTGAAACACTATAAGCATTTTTTAAAGAATTACAATAAATAATTCCTGGAATATTAGGACCATCTTTTCCTACTTGAGATGTTGAAAAAAAAGTTGGATTAATATTACAAAAATCATTTTCCTCAATCATACGTTTCATTAATACAGATCCAACCATACCTCTCCAACCCACAAAACCAACTGATTTTTTCATAATATTGTACGAATATTTTATTTAAATAAAATTCTATTATTTCAATTTGTAATAAACATTAAAATTCTAAAAAATAAAATTCGATCCTTATAGTTATAGTTCATAAAATTTAATAAATAAAATATATAACATAAAGCATACATATTAAAATATATCAACTAAATTAAAAAATATTTTTCATATAAATAATACACTATTACATAAATAAATGTATAAATAGGTCAAACAATGAATGAAATATTCTCTACTACTATATTATTAATATTAATTATGGATCCTCTTGGTAACCTCCCAATTTTTATGTCGGTACTAAAACATTTAA from Buchnera aphidicola (Phyllaphis fagi) includes:
- the miaB gene encoding tRNA (N6-isopentenyl adenosine(37)-C2)-methylthiotransferase MiaB, encoding MNQNYKKFYIKTWGCQMNEYDSLMITNILKQNKKYTTTNLFYEADILILNTCSIREKAYEKLFHQLGRWKILKENNPNIIIAVGGCVANQEGKNILKRAKHIDIIFGTQTLHRLPDMINQRIKKKPIIDITFPKLEKFKNILIPKNINYSTSISIMEGCNKYCSFCIVPYTRGREISRPFHDILYEISRLVDQGVKEITLLGQNVNSYYSIDENGKKCRFSKLLQLISHIKKIKRIRFITSNPMDFNDDIINIYYNTPKIVSFLHLPIQSGSNRILKLMKRPYSIRKYKEIINKLILARPNIQISSDFIVGFPGETAHDFQKTMNIISDINFDMSFSFIYSPRPGTPASKLKDNINMTEKKIRLNILQNQIKKQAKKWTSKMLNSHQTILVEKYFNKNKNKFLGKTENNRTVIVKSNNNILGKLIKVYITQIKNNILKGKIIYKYL
- the ybeY gene encoding rRNA maturation RNase YbeY; translation: MRIVNILEIKKLNFIYRKKKEPTNILSFPFERPKHIKSTFLGDLVICLKIIQKESKLQKKTIEAHLAHIIIHGTLHLIGYTHDNFYNAQIMQSIEIKNMIQLGYKNPYLI
- the corC gene encoding CNNM family magnesium/cobalt transport protein CorC (CorC(YbeX) belongs to the Cyclin M Mg2+ Exporter (CNNM) family, and was characterized as belonging to a set of three proteins, at least one of which must be present for CorA to function.), which gives rise to MYENNTEKIKKLKKKGFFFTLINKLFQTTPKNKQELLDCILNSKKNKLINKTTYKMLSGVINITQKKIGEIIVPRSQMITIKSKYSLHKCLSIIIESAHSRFPVMSDDNNYVKGFLMAKDLLPFMKTSPKSFCIKNILRPAIVVPESKYLNIMLKEFQVNRYHMAIVIDEFGDISGLVTIEDILELIVGEIDDEYDNEVNINIQKINQNTFIIKALTEIKEFNKFFKTKFKNQDIDTIGGLVMQEFQYLPKIGEKIKIKGYKFQISIANSRRIIQLKLTIPKYTSM
- the leuS gene encoding leucine--tRNA ligase, translated to MKKQYQPELIEPYVQEYWDKHHTFEVKENIKKQKYYCLAMLPYPSGKLHMGHVRNYTISDVIARYQRMLGKNVLHPIGWDAFGLPAEEAAIKNNIIPSQWTYKNIQFMKKQLKKLGFSYDWSREITTCDPKYYRWEQWLFNKLYKKNLVYKKKSLVNWCPNDQTVLANEQVNDGKCWRCQTYIKLRLISQWFIKITKYAKRLLEDLTLLKKWPKQVIKMQKNWIGQSTGFEIIFNIHNTKKKLKIHTTHLESFMGITYISISPFHKLAQKEAKKNNKINYFIQKIFNKNQIIDNNINTQLFGIKIKKHVIHPITNQILPIWITNYVKLENNEDIKVSIPAHNQYDWKFAKKYKIEIKFVISLKNSIICNKKRKYQPIQKGFLLNSNQFNSLNNKIGSRKIFQNLYKKNIINKKNKYKLQDWGISRQRYWGTPIPMATTKYGSIIPIPNKKLPVILPKIYNMEELKNINNIYKKWSKININNQQVLRETDTFDTFVESSWYYIRYTNPNYDIGMICKNSSQYWLPIDQYIGGIEHSTMHLIYFRFYHKLLYDFNLVTSKEPVIKLLCQGMVLNDAFYYINCQGQKIWIASNKIKIKKDKKGKIQDIISHDKHKIIHAGMIKMSKSKNNGIEPELVIKKYGSDTVRLFIMFSSPVHSALEWNESGVKGMYRFLQKVWNIVYHYCQNKKKKINYNICNINLEKNIQSKLHLTILKVSHDIEYRQSFHTAISEIIKFTNFIFNLFIKNEINQYLMKNVLDIIIKMLYPFTPHFSFILWKQLKHKKNIDYSEWPKYNSKLIIDNYNNIIVQINGKKKDIIIVKHNSNQDTILKILQKLIKIQKILKTYQIKKIIYIPNKLINLIIKK
- the holA gene encoding DNA polymerase III subunit delta, producing the protein MLNIQINHLKNKLIKKIYLYYFIIGKEFVIYQEIEKIIFKFFKKNELFNKITITINTDTDWEKIYFEYQQQNLFIKKKIIIVTIKDKILNKYTISKIYQIIKYKNKNILLILKLTHCNSKKIIKYLISIFNNIEGIILSCDTLKKQDIETWIIKKIKNIDLNLTYQSIQLLAYYYQKNLLMLIKVLEVLKLISISNPNLTTKYIQKEIIENCIKFNIINLINTLLSNNRIQSIQILNYFKKTKYDVLHLIQQIQSYLIYFIKIKKEINIISLKYTSNIKNQIFKKLNYEINPIKIYKIINFLTNIEISIKTYNTRSIWLDLKTLITMF
- a CDS encoding sulfurtransferase TusA family protein, with protein sequence MFIKILNLTHFRCPDTIIIVRKNIRNLQLGKKILILSNDISTLWDIPLLCNCMNYTLLQKYIYKKPYKFLIKK
- the asd gene encoding aspartate-semialdehyde dehydrogenase, which translates into the protein MKKSVGFVGWRGMVGSVLMKRMIEENDFCNINPTFFSTSQVGKDGPNIPGIIYCNSLKNAYSVSDLQEMDIIVSCQGGDYTDIIYKKLRSIGWIGYWIDAASTLRMENDSIIVLDPVNIHVIEKALHQGIKTFVGGNCTVSLMLMALGGLFSQQLVKNIVFSTYQAASGAGANYIIELLKQMGFLYNLISDELISKSNTILEIEKKISNFSKSDKFPKNFFNAPLAGNVLPWIDVSMENNQTREEWKVHQEMNKILNLKNIIPVDGTCVRVGTFRCHSQSFIIKLTKDISIIDIINILKEYNPWVKIIPNDYKSTINGLTPFSVTGTLDIAIGRIRKLNIGSRYLSIFTVGDQLLWGAAEPLRRMLTILLK